A window of Natrinema versiforme contains these coding sequences:
- the priS gene encoding DNA primase small subunit PriS codes for MEERTRAYLRGRFRDHYRRTAITPPPAANEREWGFIPWTEGPDTTMVRHRSLLELGDLSEFLVRKRPRHVYFSAGRFRDPGASSMHEKDWQSADLVFDLDADHLPGVTLGEDSYAEMLAQCKDALLRLLDFLEDDFAFEDLEIVFSGGRGYHVHVRDANVLDLDREHRREIVDYVRGIGLEFDELIETETVAGLGRKTPTERRTLRVEGGWGARIHDHFMAFIDELLAADEDDALERLQAFDGIGEGKAQATLNAARNNREQLEAGNVTVHTAVAQLAERFAGEAVERDNAPIDEPVTTDTNRLIRLPGSLHGGSGLKTVRLERDEIADFDPLVDAVPETFVGHEITVDVSDGGEVELGGDTFTVSEGDQSLPEYVAVFLMARGRAEKEKE; via the coding sequence ATGGAGGAGCGAACGAGGGCCTATCTTCGGGGCCGGTTCCGCGATCACTATCGACGGACAGCGATCACGCCGCCGCCCGCGGCCAACGAACGCGAGTGGGGCTTTATCCCGTGGACGGAGGGCCCGGACACGACCATGGTCCGCCACCGTTCGCTGCTCGAGCTGGGCGACCTCTCGGAGTTTCTCGTCCGGAAACGCCCGCGCCACGTCTACTTCTCGGCGGGGCGCTTTCGCGATCCGGGCGCGAGTTCGATGCACGAGAAAGACTGGCAGTCCGCGGACCTCGTCTTCGACCTCGACGCCGATCATCTGCCGGGTGTCACGCTCGGCGAGGACAGCTACGCCGAGATGCTCGCCCAGTGTAAGGACGCCCTGCTCCGACTACTCGATTTCCTCGAGGACGACTTCGCCTTCGAGGACCTCGAGATCGTCTTCTCGGGCGGCCGCGGCTATCACGTCCACGTCCGCGACGCGAACGTCTTGGACCTCGATCGGGAGCACCGGCGCGAAATCGTCGACTACGTCCGGGGCATCGGCCTCGAGTTCGACGAACTGATCGAGACCGAGACCGTCGCCGGGTTGGGACGGAAGACGCCGACGGAACGCCGAACGCTGCGGGTCGAGGGCGGCTGGGGGGCTCGCATCCACGACCACTTCATGGCCTTCATCGACGAGTTGCTCGCGGCCGACGAGGACGACGCCCTCGAGCGACTGCAGGCGTTCGACGGCATCGGCGAGGGGAAGGCCCAGGCCACGCTGAACGCGGCCCGCAACAATCGGGAGCAACTCGAGGCGGGCAACGTCACCGTCCACACCGCGGTCGCGCAGTTGGCCGAGCGGTTCGCCGGCGAGGCCGTCGAGCGGGACAACGCGCCGATCGACGAACCTGTCACCACGGACACGAACCGACTCATCCGCCTCCCCGGCAGTCTCCACGGCGGGAGCGGGCTGAAGACGGTGCGACTCGAGCGCGACGAGATCGCGGATTTCGACCCGCTGGTCGACGCCGTCCCCGAGACCTTCGTCGGTCACGAGATCACGGTCGACGTCAGCGACGGCGGCGAGGTCGAACTCGGAGGAGATACCTTTACGGTCTCCGAGGGTGACCAGTCACTACCCGAGTACGTCGCCGTGTTCCTGATGGCACGCGGCCGCGCCGAGAAGGAGAAAGAATGA
- a CDS encoding N-acetyltransferase: MSVNIDSRVVAPGSDDFVDEAWQLKEEINRQEDVLKQRHDFFTDAYRRSTVHCYVQDGELIGFAAVRRDGYILFLAVSPGFRGEGIGKRLVAHVADDHDTITCHARTSNENALQFYEHLGFEIKRRIDNYYEDGGDAYYLKLGADVGLADRISDLIRR; this comes from the coding sequence GTGAGCGTCAACATCGACAGTCGCGTCGTCGCCCCGGGGAGCGACGATTTCGTCGACGAAGCCTGGCAGCTAAAGGAGGAGATCAATCGTCAGGAGGATGTGCTCAAGCAGCGACACGATTTCTTTACTGACGCGTATCGTCGGTCGACAGTCCACTGTTACGTTCAGGACGGCGAACTCATCGGATTCGCCGCCGTTCGACGCGACGGCTACATTCTCTTTCTGGCGGTCTCCCCCGGGTTCCGCGGCGAGGGGATCGGGAAACGACTCGTCGCCCACGTGGCCGACGACCACGACACGATCACGTGTCACGCCCGCACGAGCAACGAGAACGCGTTGCAGTTCTACGAACACCTCGGCTTCGAGATCAAGCGCCGGATCGACAACTACTACGAGGACGGCGGTGACGCCTATTACCTGAAACTCGGCGCCGATGTCGGCCTCGCCGACCGAATTTCCGACCTGATCCGTCGGTGA
- a CDS encoding archease encodes MGFELRDHTADIAVSATGDSLESVFAAVADGLAAASCDEIPAETGDRFSLSVTAERREALLFDYLDELIYLRDTRAELPADHRVDSIAGPASADGSSADGKPDDWHLEASARGVPLAAVDAREVKAVTYSEMRLERVGKGEPGSWEAYVVFDV; translated from the coding sequence ATGGGGTTCGAACTACGCGACCACACGGCCGACATCGCGGTGTCGGCGACCGGCGACTCGCTCGAGTCGGTCTTCGCCGCGGTGGCCGACGGCCTCGCGGCCGCGTCGTGTGACGAGATACCGGCCGAGACCGGTGACCGCTTTTCGCTCTCCGTGACCGCGGAGCGCCGCGAGGCGCTCCTGTTCGATTACCTCGACGAACTGATCTACCTGCGGGATACCCGAGCGGAACTCCCCGCTGACCACCGCGTCGACTCGATTGCGGGACCGGCGTCGGCCGACGGATCGAGCGCGGACGGCAAACCGGACGACTGGCACCTCGAGGCCAGCGCCCGCGGCGTCCCCCTCGCAGCGGTCGACGCCCGCGAGGTGAAGGCGGTGACCTACTCGGAGATGCGCCTCGAGCGCGTCGGTAAGGGCGAGCCCGGCAGCTGGGAAGCGTACGTCGTTTTCGATGTCTAA
- a CDS encoding RtcB family protein, which translates to MTTFDANGITLERVREHVWEIPQEGDMRVPARVLASEALLEEIKEDKSLEQITNTTHLPGITNHAICMPDTHQGYGFPVGGVGALDAEDGCISPGAVGYDINCGVRMMRTNLTYDEIQGREEELVDSLFANIPSGLGGGGIVEPGIDAVDEILARGVDWALENGHAVEEDLRHCEDEGMREGADPEKVSQKAKDRGKNQIGSLGSGNHFLEVQRVTDVFDAGVGEAYGLEEDQIVVLIHCGSRGLGHQTCNDYLRKIEQQHKGLLDQLPDKELAAAPAGSQLAEDYYGAMNAAINFAWVNRQLIMHRTRRVFERVFDRSWESMDMHLLYDVAHNIAKKETHTVGEDGEERELYVHRKGATRAFPAGHPEVPKAYRDVGQPVIIPGSMGAGSYVLRGGENSMDLTFGSTAHGAGRLMSRTQAKNEYWGGDVQQDLEDQQAIYVKAQSGATIAEEAPGVYKDVDEVVRVSDELGIGDKVARTFPVCNIKG; encoded by the coding sequence ATGACCACCTTCGACGCGAACGGCATCACGTTAGAGCGGGTGCGCGAGCACGTCTGGGAGATCCCACAGGAGGGCGACATGCGCGTCCCCGCACGAGTGCTGGCGAGCGAAGCGCTGCTCGAAGAGATCAAGGAGGACAAGAGCCTCGAGCAGATCACGAACACGACCCACCTGCCCGGCATCACCAACCACGCGATCTGTATGCCGGACACGCATCAGGGGTACGGCTTCCCCGTCGGCGGGGTAGGTGCACTCGACGCCGAAGACGGCTGTATTTCGCCGGGAGCGGTCGGCTACGACATCAATTGCGGCGTCAGGATGATGCGGACGAACCTGACATACGACGAGATCCAGGGCCGCGAGGAGGAACTCGTCGACTCCCTCTTCGCGAATATTCCGTCGGGGCTGGGCGGCGGCGGCATCGTCGAGCCCGGAATCGACGCCGTCGACGAAATTCTGGCTCGAGGCGTCGACTGGGCGCTCGAGAACGGCCACGCCGTCGAGGAGGACCTACGCCACTGCGAGGATGAGGGGATGCGCGAGGGTGCAGACCCCGAGAAGGTGAGCCAGAAGGCCAAGGACCGCGGCAAGAACCAGATCGGCTCGCTGGGCTCGGGCAACCACTTCCTCGAGGTCCAGCGCGTCACGGATGTCTTCGACGCCGGCGTGGGGGAGGCCTACGGGCTCGAAGAGGACCAGATCGTCGTCCTGATCCACTGTGGCTCCCGCGGACTGGGCCACCAGACCTGCAACGACTACCTGCGGAAGATCGAGCAACAGCACAAGGGGCTGCTGGATCAGCTTCCGGACAAGGAACTCGCGGCCGCGCCCGCGGGATCACAGCTCGCCGAGGACTACTACGGCGCGATGAACGCGGCGATCAACTTCGCGTGGGTCAACCGCCAGCTGATCATGCACCGCACGCGGCGGGTCTTCGAGCGCGTCTTCGACCGCTCGTGGGAGTCCATGGACATGCACCTGCTGTACGACGTGGCCCACAACATCGCGAAGAAGGAGACCCACACCGTCGGCGAGGACGGCGAGGAGCGCGAACTCTACGTCCACCGGAAGGGCGCGACGCGGGCGTTCCCAGCGGGCCACCCCGAGGTGCCGAAAGCCTACCGCGATGTCGGCCAGCCGGTGATCATCCCCGGTAGCATGGGCGCGGGGAGCTACGTCCTCCGGGGCGGCGAGAACTCGATGGACCTCACCTTCGGCTCTACTGCCCACGGGGCGGGCCGACTGATGAGTCGCACGCAGGCCAAAAACGAGTACTGGGGCGGCGACGTTCAGCAAGACCTCGAGGACCAGCAGGCGATCTACGTCAAGGCCCAATCGGGGGCCACGATCGCCGAGGAAGCGCCGGGCGTCTACAAGGACGTCGACGAGGTCGTCCGCGTCTCCGACGAGTTAGGGATCGGCGACAAGGTCGCGCGGACCTTCCCCGTTTGCAATATCAAGGGCTGA
- a CDS encoding helix-turn-helix domain-containing protein — protein MSTIAELAVPAAEFALRHTLEATDDLDVEIERVVAYDPEHVMPYVWFSGTEPTLETVDDALADDPSIEAAERLTDLGDESLYRMNWVDDVTVILHLLTEEQATVLDAQVEGKQWRFRVLFPEREALSRTYDFATDEGLSVEIRKIHRLEENRHGRFGLTDAQYETLVAALERGYYEIPRGMDMDGLSDELGISHQALSERLRRAHRTLVEEVVDIGGSDARDENE, from the coding sequence ATGAGTACCATCGCGGAGCTCGCCGTGCCCGCCGCGGAGTTCGCGCTCCGGCACACGCTCGAGGCGACCGACGACCTCGATGTCGAGATCGAACGCGTCGTGGCGTACGACCCGGAGCACGTCATGCCCTACGTCTGGTTTTCGGGCACCGAGCCGACGCTCGAGACCGTCGACGACGCGCTGGCGGACGATCCGAGCATCGAGGCGGCGGAACGGTTGACGGACCTCGGCGACGAGTCTCTCTACCGAATGAACTGGGTGGACGACGTGACCGTCATCCTCCACCTGCTGACCGAGGAGCAGGCGACGGTCCTCGACGCACAGGTCGAAGGCAAACAGTGGCGGTTCCGCGTCCTCTTCCCGGAACGAGAGGCGCTCTCCCGGACCTACGACTTCGCGACCGACGAGGGATTGAGCGTCGAGATTCGGAAGATCCACCGGCTCGAGGAGAACCGCCACGGCCGGTTCGGGCTCACCGACGCCCAGTATGAGACGCTGGTTGCAGCCCTCGAGCGCGGTTACTACGAGATTCCGCGCGGGATGGACATGGACGGACTGTCGGACGAACTGGGGATCTCCCATCAGGCGCTCTCCGAGCGACTCCGGCGCGCACACCGCACGCTCGTCGAGGAGGTGGTCGACATCGGCGGGTCGGATGCGCGCGATGAAAACGAGTGA
- the moaA gene encoding GTP 3',8-cyclase MoaA, translating to MLTDDFGREVTGVRVSLTDRCNFDCVYCHNEGLGDTRGPMDPQDDEMSTDDVVRFLEVAAEFGVDAVKFTGGEPMLRQDLAEIIERTPDQMEVSLTTNGTFLPGRAEDLVDAGLERVNVSQDALDPEDFAAVTKSGAYEKVLEGVEAALDAGLDPVKLNMVVFEHTAGYVPEMVDHVAANDGLQLQLIEYMPELTGKPEWNIDIQRVHDWLAEQADEVEHREMHDRKRYWVSDGASDAADTGSDAAGRGMVEIVDPVENPTFCANCHRVRVTHEGYLKGCLNRNDDLKTMGEMTKPEIREAFRDVVADRVPYYGEYMIQNEEGEWEINEKYIEEYAGA from the coding sequence ATGCTCACCGACGACTTCGGGCGGGAGGTCACCGGGGTTCGCGTCTCCCTCACCGATCGGTGTAACTTCGACTGCGTCTACTGTCACAACGAGGGGCTCGGGGACACCCGCGGACCAATGGACCCGCAGGACGACGAGATGTCGACCGACGACGTCGTCCGATTCCTCGAGGTCGCCGCCGAGTTCGGGGTCGACGCGGTCAAGTTCACCGGTGGGGAGCCGATGCTCCGACAGGACTTAGCGGAGATCATCGAACGCACGCCCGACCAGATGGAGGTGTCGCTGACCACGAACGGCACGTTCCTTCCCGGTCGGGCCGAGGATCTCGTCGACGCCGGACTCGAGCGGGTCAACGTCTCGCAGGACGCGCTCGATCCTGAGGACTTCGCCGCGGTGACGAAAAGCGGAGCCTACGAGAAGGTCCTCGAGGGGGTCGAGGCGGCGTTGGACGCGGGCTTAGATCCGGTGAAACTCAACATGGTCGTCTTCGAGCACACGGCGGGGTACGTGCCGGAGATGGTCGACCACGTCGCGGCGAACGACGGGCTTCAGCTCCAGTTGATCGAGTACATGCCCGAACTGACGGGCAAGCCGGAGTGGAACATCGACATCCAGCGGGTTCACGACTGGCTGGCCGAGCAGGCCGACGAGGTCGAACACCGCGAGATGCACGACCGCAAGCGGTACTGGGTCAGCGATGGGGCGAGCGACGCGGCCGACACCGGATCGGACGCCGCCGGTCGCGGCATGGTCGAAATCGTCGATCCCGTGGAGAACCCCACCTTCTGTGCGAACTGCCACCGCGTCCGCGTGACTCACGAGGGGTACCTGAAGGGCTGTCTCAACCGCAACGACGACCTCAAGACGATGGGCGAGATGACCAAACCCGAAATCCGCGAGGCGTTCCGCGATGTCGTCGCCGACCGGGTTCCCTACTACGGCGAGTACATGATCCAAAACGAGGAGGGCGAGTGGGAGATCAACGAGAAGTACATCGAAGAGTACGCCGGGGCCTGA
- a CDS encoding 30S ribosomal protein S13, which translates to MSAEEPQEQEDDEDLRYFVRIGQTDLDGTKSVERSLSEMNGIGRRTARLIAEEAGVDRTATFGRLDDDVIDGVIEVVENYADEVPDWLNNRQDDFYSGETTHEIGNDLQLTRQHDINRMKMIDSYKGTRHKRGQKVRGQRTKSTGRTEGTIGVNVEEIREEQAEEAAADEEDEGE; encoded by the coding sequence ATGAGCGCCGAAGAACCTCAAGAACAAGAAGACGACGAAGATCTTCGATACTTCGTCCGCATCGGGCAAACCGACCTCGATGGGACGAAGTCCGTCGAGCGCTCGCTCTCGGAGATGAACGGGATCGGTCGCCGAACCGCCCGACTCATCGCCGAGGAAGCGGGTGTCGACCGAACGGCGACGTTCGGCCGACTCGACGACGACGTCATCGATGGCGTCATCGAAGTCGTCGAGAACTACGCTGACGAAGTCCCCGACTGGCTCAACAACCGACAGGACGACTTCTACAGCGGCGAGACGACCCACGAGATCGGCAACGATCTCCAGTTGACTCGACAGCACGACATCAACCGGATGAAGATGATCGACTCCTACAAGGGCACGCGCCACAAGCGCGGCCAGAAGGTTCGCGGTCAGCGAACCAAGTCCACCGGCCGAACGGAGGGCACCATCGGAGTCAACGTCGAAGAGATCCGCGAAGAACAGGCCGAGGAGGCCGCCGCCGACGAAGAGGACGAGGGTGAATAA
- a CDS encoding 30S ribosomal protein S4, protein MPLGTDTKQYETPNHPYQGERIASEHSLVDRYGLKNKEELWRAQSELRSYRREARELLGQAQDDETVIRRSEEFLGRLKRVGILDETDELGDILSLEVEDVLERRLQTVVYRSGLANTAQQARQYIIHGHIVVGDQRHRVPSYVVDIDEEDLVAFDENSPLADELHPERAEGQ, encoded by the coding sequence ATGCCACTCGGCACTGACACCAAGCAATACGAGACGCCGAACCACCCCTACCAGGGAGAACGCATCGCAAGCGAGCACTCCCTCGTCGACCGCTACGGTCTCAAGAACAAAGAAGAGCTCTGGCGAGCACAGTCCGAGCTTCGCTCCTACCGGCGCGAGGCCCGAGAACTGCTCGGTCAGGCCCAGGACGACGAAACCGTCATCCGCCGTTCCGAGGAGTTCCTCGGTCGGCTCAAGCGCGTCGGCATCCTCGACGAGACCGACGAACTCGGCGACATCCTGTCGCTTGAGGTCGAGGACGTCCTCGAGCGCCGACTCCAGACGGTCGTCTACCGCTCCGGACTGGCGAACACGGCCCAGCAGGCCCGCCAGTACATCATCCACGGCCACATCGTGGTCGGCGACCAGCGCCACCGCGTTCCCTCCTACGTCGTCGACATCGACGAGGAGGATCTGGTGGCCTTCGACGAGAACAGTCCGCTCGCGGACGAACTCCACCCCGAACGCGCGGAGGGTCAGTAA
- a CDS encoding 30S ribosomal protein S11, producing the protein MSQDDDKWGIAHVHASFNNTVMTVTDLTGAETIAKSSGGTAVKQNRDEASPYAAMQMAESVAEEVKAAGITGLHVHVRGPGGNLQKSPGPGAQATIRALARSGIEIGRIEDVTPIPHDGSRAPKGKGGY; encoded by the coding sequence ATGAGTCAGGACGACGATAAATGGGGCATTGCCCACGTTCACGCATCGTTCAACAACACCGTCATGACCGTGACCGACCTCACGGGCGCGGAGACGATCGCCAAGTCCTCCGGTGGGACGGCGGTCAAGCAGAACCGCGACGAGGCGTCGCCGTACGCGGCCATGCAGATGGCCGAGTCCGTCGCCGAAGAGGTCAAAGCGGCCGGCATCACGGGCCTGCACGTTCACGTGCGCGGCCCCGGCGGCAACCTTCAGAAGTCCCCCGGTCCGGGTGCGCAGGCGACGATCCGCGCGCTCGCCCGCTCGGGCATCGAGATCGGGCGCATCGAGGACGTCACGCCGATCCCGCACGACGGATCGCGCGCTCCGAAAGGCAAGGGCGGCTACTAG
- a CDS encoding DNA-directed RNA polymerase subunit D produces the protein MSAEYDVEFVEREDREARFLVRGVTPGFANGIRRAMVADVPTMAIDTVRFVENSSVMFDEQLALRMGLVPLTTPPVGEFGEDDTVTLSIDVEGPATAYSGDLVSNDDLVQPADENVPIIELKDGQRLEAEADAVVNRGKNHAKHQGGVAVGYRHLQRVEVDGDLPEFEDEESRIIRGVIEDDGELVATSEFDHDLSNRYPGKEVRVEDVPNAFVFHVETDGSFPIEELVTRAADTIAARATELEDAVQL, from the coding sequence ATGAGTGCAGAGTACGACGTCGAGTTCGTCGAACGCGAGGATCGTGAAGCGCGGTTCCTCGTTCGCGGCGTGACACCCGGGTTTGCCAACGGCATCCGTCGAGCGATGGTCGCCGACGTGCCGACGATGGCGATCGACACCGTCCGGTTCGTCGAGAACTCGTCGGTGATGTTCGACGAGCAACTCGCGCTCCGAATGGGGCTCGTCCCGCTGACGACGCCGCCGGTCGGCGAGTTCGGTGAGGACGACACCGTCACGCTCTCGATCGACGTCGAAGGGCCGGCGACCGCCTACTCCGGCGACCTCGTCTCCAATGACGACCTCGTCCAACCCGCGGACGAGAACGTCCCGATTATCGAACTCAAGGACGGCCAGCGCCTCGAGGCCGAGGCCGACGCCGTCGTCAACCGCGGAAAGAACCACGCCAAACATCAGGGAGGGGTCGCGGTCGGCTACCGACACCTCCAGCGCGTGGAGGTCGACGGCGATCTCCCCGAGTTCGAGGACGAAGAGAGCCGGATCATCCGCGGCGTCATCGAGGACGACGGCGAACTCGTTGCAACGAGCGAGTTCGATCACGACCTCTCGAACCGCTATCCGGGCAAGGAGGTCCGAGTCGAGGACGTCCCGAACGCCTTCGTCTTCCACGTGGAGACGGACGGCTCGTTCCCCATCGAGGAGCTCGTCACGCGAGCCGCGGACACGATCGCGGCGCGTGCGACGGAACTCGAAGACGCAGTACAGCTGTAG
- a CDS encoding 50S ribosomal protein L18e, with amino-acid sequence MSSKTNPRLNDLIAELKSTSRETDADIWRDVADRLEKPRRTHAEVNLGRIERYAREEETVVVPGKVLGSGALQKNVTVAAVKFSSSAETKIEQVGESVTLEQALEDNPEGSNVRVIR; translated from the coding sequence ATGAGTAGCAAGACTAATCCGAGGCTCAACGATCTTATCGCCGAGCTGAAGTCGACGTCCCGCGAAACGGACGCCGATATCTGGCGAGACGTTGCGGATCGACTCGAGAAGCCCCGGCGCACCCACGCTGAGGTGAACCTGGGCCGCATCGAGCGGTACGCACGCGAAGAAGAGACTGTCGTCGTTCCCGGCAAAGTGCTGGGCTCCGGCGCACTACAGAAAAACGTCACCGTCGCCGCCGTCAAGTTCTCTTCGTCCGCAGAGACGAAGATCGAACAGGTCGGCGAGTCGGTCACCCTCGAGCAAGCGCTCGAGGACAACCCCGAAGGGTCTAACGTCCGGGTGATTCGATGA
- a CDS encoding 50S ribosomal protein L13: MSLAEFDADLVVDAQDCILGRVASEVAQRALDGDRIAIVNAEDAVITGDEDDIFETYRTRLNMGSDRGPYYPKRPDMIFKRSVRGMLPYKKPRGREALDSVRVYVGNPYENDDDHETEVLEGTSLDRLSNIRFVHLHEVSEQLGANVTW; encoded by the coding sequence ATGAGTCTCGCAGAGTTCGACGCAGATCTCGTCGTCGACGCACAGGACTGTATTCTCGGTCGGGTCGCAAGCGAAGTCGCCCAGCGCGCGCTGGACGGCGACCGCATCGCGATCGTCAACGCCGAGGACGCGGTCATCACCGGCGACGAAGACGACATCTTCGAGACGTACCGCACGCGGCTAAACATGGGCTCGGACCGCGGGCCTTACTACCCCAAACGACCGGACATGATCTTCAAGCGGTCCGTTCGTGGGATGCTGCCGTACAAGAAACCCCGTGGCCGCGAGGCACTCGACAGCGTCCGCGTCTACGTCGGCAACCCCTACGAGAACGACGACGACCACGAGACGGAAGTCCTCGAGGGGACGTCGCTGGATCGCCTGTCGAACATCCGCTTCGTCCACCTACACGAAGTGTCCGAACAGTTAGGTGCTAACGTCACATGGTAA
- a CDS encoding 30S ribosomal protein S9: protein MVTNTSGKKKTAVARATVREGEGRVRINSQPVELVEPEMSRLKMLEPFRIVGEDLRGEMDIDVRVEGGGISGQADAVRTAIARGIVQHTNDAELRDAFMDFDRSLLVNDVRQSEPKKWGGPGARARYQKSYR from the coding sequence ATGGTAACCAATACGAGTGGCAAGAAAAAGACGGCCGTCGCTCGCGCCACGGTGCGCGAAGGCGAGGGTCGAGTTCGAATCAATTCCCAACCCGTCGAACTGGTCGAACCCGAGATGTCCCGGCTCAAGATGCTCGAGCCGTTCCGCATCGTCGGCGAGGACCTACGCGGGGAGATGGATATCGACGTTCGCGTCGAGGGTGGCGGTATCAGTGGACAGGCAGACGCCGTCCGAACCGCCATCGCGCGCGGCATCGTCCAGCACACGAACGACGCCGAGCTCCGTGACGCGTTCATGGACTTCGACCGGTCGCTGCTGGTCAACGACGTCCGCCAGTCCGAACCGAAGAAGTGGGGCGGCCCGGGCGCTCGGGCTCGCTACCAGAAGTCCTACCGCTGA
- a CDS encoding DNA-directed RNA polymerase subunit N codes for MMVPVRCFTCGNVVAEHWEEFDERANEGDENPEKVLDELGVERYCCRRMLVSHKDLVDVVSPYQ; via the coding sequence ATGATGGTACCGGTCCGGTGTTTCACCTGTGGCAACGTCGTCGCCGAACACTGGGAGGAGTTCGACGAGCGAGCCAACGAGGGCGACGAGAACCCCGAGAAGGTTCTCGACGAACTCGGCGTCGAGCGCTACTGCTGTCGGCGCATGCTCGTCAGTCACAAAGACCTCGTCGACGTCGTCTCCCCGTACCAGTAA
- a CDS encoding DNA-directed RNA polymerase subunit K has product MQQQQHNRYEKARILGARALQISYGAPVLTETEQTQPILIAAEEYDAGVLPFTVKRGYDRK; this is encoded by the coding sequence ATGCAACAACAACAGCACAACCGCTACGAGAAGGCACGCATCCTCGGCGCTCGAGCGCTGCAGATTTCCTACGGCGCGCCGGTGCTGACCGAGACTGAGCAGACCCAACCGATCCTCATCGCCGCCGAGGAGTACGACGCCGGCGTGCTGCCGTTTACCGTCAAACGGGGGTACGACAGGAAATGA
- the eno gene encoding phosphopyruvate hydratase, producing the protein MTLITDIRLRRILDSRGNPTVEADVVTESGGFGRAAAPSGASTGEYEAVERPPGEAIAAAREHAVPRLVGEVYAGNQRDVDAALHAADGTDDFSEIGANSAVAISMAAAKAGADVLGAPLFQHLGGTFRGENFPIPLGNVVGGGEHAADATDIQEFLAAPVGAPSVADAVFANAAVHAAVADLLEERGVPCGKGDEGAWAPSIDDGEAFEVVAEAVSMVQEEVGFNIGFGLDVAGAELYDSDSGTYEYSDRSRDTDEQIEYIAELVEEYDLVYVEDPLDEDDYDAFADLTDEVGDQTLICGDDLFVTNTDRLVEGIDRGAANSILIKPNQIGTLTDAFDAIELATENGYDSVVSHRSGETEDATIAHLAVATDAPFIKTGAVGGERTAKLNELIRIADDAT; encoded by the coding sequence ATGACGCTCATCACCGACATCCGGCTGCGTCGCATCCTCGACTCGCGAGGAAATCCGACGGTCGAGGCCGATGTCGTGACCGAGAGCGGCGGCTTCGGCCGTGCTGCAGCACCGAGTGGTGCCAGTACCGGCGAGTACGAGGCCGTCGAGCGGCCGCCGGGCGAGGCGATCGCCGCGGCCCGGGAACACGCCGTTCCCCGGCTCGTCGGCGAGGTCTACGCGGGCAACCAGCGCGACGTCGACGCCGCACTGCACGCCGCCGACGGCACCGACGACTTCTCGGAGATCGGTGCCAACAGCGCGGTCGCGATCTCGATGGCCGCCGCCAAGGCCGGTGCCGACGTGCTCGGTGCCCCGCTGTTCCAGCATCTCGGCGGGACGTTCCGCGGCGAGAACTTCCCGATTCCGCTCGGTAACGTCGTCGGCGGCGGCGAACACGCCGCCGACGCGACCGACATCCAGGAGTTCCTGGCCGCACCCGTCGGTGCACCCAGCGTCGCGGACGCCGTCTTCGCGAACGCGGCCGTCCACGCCGCCGTCGCGGACCTGCTCGAGGAACGCGGTGTTCCCTGTGGCAAGGGCGACGAGGGTGCGTGGGCACCATCGATCGACGACGGCGAGGCGTTCGAAGTCGTCGCCGAGGCGGTCTCGATGGTTCAGGAGGAAGTCGGCTTCAACATCGGCTTCGGACTGGATGTCGCCGGTGCGGAGCTGTACGATTCCGACTCCGGAACGTACGAGTACAGCGACCGGAGCCGCGACACCGACGAGCAGATCGAGTACATCGCCGAACTGGTCGAAGAGTACGATCTCGTCTACGTCGAGGATCCCCTCGACGAGGACGATTACGACGCCTTCGCCGACCTCACGGACGAAGTCGGCGACCAGACGCTGATCTGTGGTGACGACCTGTTCGTCACGAACACCGATCGGCTCGTCGAGGGGATCGATCGCGGCGCGGCAAACAGCATCCTGATCAAGCCGAACCAGATCGGGACGCTGACCGACGCCTTCGACGCGATCGAACTCGCGACGGAGAACGGCTACGACTCGGTCGTCTCCCACCGGTCGGGCGAGACCGAAGACGCGACAATCGCACACCTCGCCGTTGCGACCGACGCGCCCTTCATCAAGACGGGTGCCGTCGGCGGCGAGCGAACCGCAAAGCTCAACGAGCTCATTCGAATCGCAGACGACGCGACATGA